The following are encoded together in the Variovorax sp. PBS-H4 genome:
- a CDS encoding GntR family transcriptional regulator, whose protein sequence is MPLPKYHQIYLVLREQLGEGRFADGVPGELALMAQFGVARVTVRRALERLSSEGLISRNPGRRTRPVQPPATAEPREGESQTRANLHGLLENLVTMGLRTSVKVIDVATVSASSQVAEALQIQLGDAVQKAVRVRSTREGPLSHITTYVPGDVGRRFGRRELSKKPILVLLEEAGVKVGRAHQTISARLADNVLAEHLEISVGSALLAVRRLVYDQDEKPVQWLHGFYRPDRYAYEMQLSRVGSIDAKVWVSKDVSAPFN, encoded by the coding sequence ATGCCCTTGCCCAAGTACCACCAGATCTACCTGGTGCTGCGCGAGCAGCTGGGAGAAGGGCGCTTCGCCGATGGGGTGCCCGGCGAGCTGGCGTTGATGGCGCAGTTCGGCGTGGCCCGCGTGACGGTGCGGCGTGCGCTGGAGCGGCTGTCGTCCGAAGGCCTGATTTCGCGCAACCCGGGGCGCCGCACCCGCCCGGTGCAGCCGCCGGCAACGGCCGAGCCGCGCGAGGGTGAAAGCCAGACCCGTGCCAACCTGCACGGACTGCTCGAGAACCTGGTCACCATGGGCCTGCGCACCTCGGTCAAGGTGATCGACGTGGCGACCGTGTCGGCATCCAGCCAGGTGGCCGAGGCCCTCCAGATCCAACTGGGCGATGCGGTGCAGAAGGCGGTGCGCGTGCGCTCGACGCGCGAGGGACCGCTGTCTCACATCACCACCTACGTGCCGGGCGATGTGGGGCGGCGCTTCGGCCGCCGCGAGCTTTCCAAGAAGCCGATCCTGGTGCTCCTGGAGGAGGCCGGCGTCAAGGTCGGGCGCGCGCATCAGACCATTTCCGCCCGCCTGGCGGACAACGTGCTGGCCGAGCACCTCGAGATCTCGGTCGGCTCCGCCCTGCTCGCGGTGCGTCGCCTGGTCTACGACCAGGACGAGAAGCCGGTGCAGTGGCTGCACGGTTTCTACCGGCCTGACCGCTATGCCTACGAGATGCAGCTGTCCCGCGTGGGCAGCATCGATGCCAAGGTCTGGGTCAGCAAGGACGTCTCCGCTCCATTCAATTAA